A window of Chloroflexota bacterium contains these coding sequences:
- a CDS encoding ribonuclease Z — translation MIEIIFLGTSASAPSVERGLSAAVVIYQDQRFLIDCGEGTQRQLLRSGLGFKRLDKVLLTHGHLDHILGLGGLVSTFARWEAITELTIYGGTWALERVRDLMAVVLRGGEVELDIKYVEVKPGLIWNSGRLSIYAFPVSHRGPGCFGYLFEEEGHRPFLAEEAERLGVPPGPERRRLVAGENVVLPDGRTITPDQVLGPEVPGVRLAWVGDAGRVDDLVPVVRGVDALVIEATYLREEAEMAAKFAHLTAAEAATLARKAEVGRLYLTHLSRRYSSRAVEEEARAIFPDTVVVRDFDVIRVMRKKNEKDEPANIID, via the coding sequence ATGATTGAAATCATCTTCCTAGGGACATCGGCCTCTGCACCGTCTGTAGAGCGCGGGTTATCAGCAGCCGTGGTGATCTATCAAGACCAACGCTTCCTGATAGATTGTGGTGAGGGTACGCAACGCCAATTACTGCGCAGTGGTCTCGGTTTCAAAAGGCTTGACAAGGTGCTCTTGACCCACGGTCACCTCGATCATATCTTGGGGCTGGGAGGATTGGTATCCACTTTCGCTCGGTGGGAGGCGATCACGGAACTGACTATCTATGGCGGAACCTGGGCTTTGGAACGCGTTCGCGACCTTATGGCTGTGGTATTACGTGGCGGTGAAGTGGAGTTAGATATCAAATACGTGGAGGTCAAGCCGGGCCTCATCTGGAACAGCGGGCGGCTGAGCATCTATGCCTTCCCGGTGAGCCACCGTGGGCCAGGGTGTTTCGGTTACCTATTTGAAGAAGAGGGCCATCGCCCCTTCTTGGCCGAGGAGGCCGAACGCTTGGGTGTGCCTCCAGGCCCAGAGCGCAGAAGATTGGTAGCGGGCGAGAATGTTGTTCTGCCTGATGGCCGAACGATCACACCAGATCAGGTATTGGGGCCGGAAGTCCCTGGAGTGCGATTGGCTTGGGTGGGCGATGCTGGACGGGTGGATGATCTGGTCCCTGTGGTGCGAGGGGTTGACGCTTTGGTCATTGAGGCTACCTATCTGCGTGAAGAGGCTGAGATGGCCGCCAAATTCGCTCACCTGACGGCAGCCGAGGCTGCAACATTGGCTCGTAAGGCGGAGGTGGGGCGCCTTTATCTGACGCATCTCTCACGGCGATACTCAAGCCGTGCGGTTGAGGAAGAGGCTCGCGCCATCTTCCCAGACACCGTGGTAGTGCGTGACTTTGATGTGATACGCGTAATGCGCAAGAAAAACGAAAAAGATGAACCTGCGAACATTATTGACTGA
- a CDS encoding UbiD family decarboxylase gives MNLRTLLTEMEKQGLLVRIGVPVDPYVEMAQVINALHNRPVLFEHVAGFDYPVVAGLCARREFFALGLGVSPEQLPRIMQNALCNTIEPEIIPSGPCQEIIEHEVDLTRLPILTHFADDPGPYVTAGVAIVKHPTLGRNMSYHRLLRLDERRFAARIVEGRGTDSALRAAGGEIEIAFCIGNSTAVLLAAAMSPAPGVDELGIANALEPTPLVKCQKVDLEVPADAEFVLEGRLTREMADEGPFFDLTLTRDIVRQQPIFEVTCITHRRAPIYQALLPGGEEHKLLMGMPREPTIFQEVSKVCDVVDVLLTPGGGSWLHAVVQIRSHGPEDGRRAIEAAFRGHPSLKHVIVVDEDVNIHDPADVEWALSVRFQADRDLLVLDNQPGSSLDPSATHVAGEKSRTSKMGLDATIPWTDAAGRRLSDKERARFKKVRYPPVDLAKYL, from the coding sequence ATGAACCTGCGAACATTATTGACTGAAATGGAGAAACAGGGCCTATTGGTCCGGATCGGTGTACCAGTGGACCCGTACGTCGAAATGGCACAGGTTATCAATGCTTTGCACAATCGGCCAGTGCTCTTTGAGCACGTGGCAGGCTTTGACTACCCGGTGGTGGCAGGGCTTTGTGCCCGTCGCGAGTTCTTTGCCCTGGGGTTGGGCGTGTCGCCAGAGCAATTGCCACGGATCATGCAGAACGCGCTGTGCAATACCATCGAGCCTGAAATCATCCCCTCAGGTCCCTGCCAAGAGATAATCGAACACGAAGTGGATTTGACTCGGTTGCCCATCCTGACCCATTTTGCCGATGATCCGGGCCCCTATGTCACAGCGGGAGTTGCTATTGTGAAACATCCCACCCTGGGGCGCAACATGAGCTATCACCGACTCCTTCGCTTGGATGAGAGGCGTTTCGCAGCACGGATTGTCGAGGGACGCGGCACAGACTCGGCACTCCGTGCAGCGGGTGGTGAGATTGAGATCGCCTTCTGCATTGGGAACAGCACGGCGGTCTTGCTGGCAGCCGCGATGTCGCCTGCCCCCGGCGTAGATGAATTAGGCATCGCAAACGCGTTAGAACCCACGCCCTTGGTGAAATGTCAGAAAGTGGATTTGGAAGTGCCTGCCGATGCAGAGTTCGTGCTTGAGGGCCGCCTGACCCGCGAAATGGCCGATGAAGGTCCATTTTTCGACCTGACATTGACACGGGACATTGTGCGACAACAGCCTATCTTCGAAGTGACCTGCATTACCCATCGGCGGGCTCCCATTTATCAAGCCCTATTGCCTGGTGGCGAGGAACACAAATTACTGATGGGCATGCCTCGTGAACCCACTATTTTCCAGGAAGTTAGCAAGGTTTGCGATGTCGTAGATGTGCTTTTGACGCCTGGGGGCGGCTCATGGCTGCACGCCGTCGTGCAAATCCGTTCTCATGGGCCAGAAGATGGGCGGCGGGCCATTGAGGCCGCTTTCCGTGGCCACCCATCACTCAAACACGTGATAGTAGTGGATGAGGATGTGAACATCCATGACCCGGCAGATGTGGAATGGGCGCTCTCGGTGCGTTTCCAAGCCGACCGCGATTTGCTGGTACTCGACAACCAACCTGGCAGTTCACTCGACCCTTCGGCAACACATGTGGCAGGGGAAAAATCACGCACCAGCAAAATGGGTCTGGACGCGACTATACCTTGGACAGATGCAGCAGGTCGGCGTCTCTCGGACAAAGAACGAGCACGTTTTAAGAAAGTTCGCTATCCGCCAGTAGATCTGGCGAAGTACCTCTGA